Proteins encoded together in one Anaerobaca lacustris window:
- a CDS encoding RNA polymerase sigma factor, translating into MFDRTVRCDLLWAPGLSEAVDVSQRWILTAMERHGSELVTMLWRILGNEQDVCDAYQTTFLQLAHRDDRRQPRHIKAYLFRTASNAAITMLRRRVVESRTLSEMEIRARHAESTQPDFDARRLTERLRHLIAELPDHLRSVIALRDLGELPYEEVARTLQISTGTARVYRCKAVQLLAAWMNREVQP; encoded by the coding sequence ATGTTCGACAGAACCGTTCGTTGCGACCTGCTTTGGGCCCCCGGTCTCAGTGAGGCCGTGGACGTGAGCCAGCGGTGGATCCTCACCGCGATGGAGCGACACGGCTCGGAGCTGGTGACCATGCTCTGGCGAATCCTCGGCAACGAGCAGGACGTCTGCGATGCCTACCAGACGACGTTTCTCCAACTGGCTCATCGTGACGACCGGCGTCAGCCCAGGCACATCAAGGCCTACCTGTTCCGCACGGCCAGCAACGCCGCCATCACCATGCTCCGACGCCGGGTCGTGGAGAGTCGAACCCTGTCGGAGATGGAGATTCGAGCCCGGCATGCTGAATCGACCCAGCCCGACTTCGACGCCCGGCGCCTGACAGAGAGGCTTCGACACCTGATCGCCGAATTGCCCGACCACTTGCGAAGCGTCATCGCGCTGCGCGATCTGGGCGAGTTGCCCTACGAAGAAGTCGCGCGTACCCTGCAGATATCAACAGGCACCGCCCGCGTATATCGGTGTAAGGCCGTTCAACTGCTGGCCGCCTGGATGAATAGAGAGGTGCAACCATGA
- a CDS encoding type II secretion system F family protein, producing MATFKYNALTAGGRLMTGTIEAPSSQEADAALREMGLTVNSIEKGRTEQPKTAIGRNEFLLFNQQLASITKAGIPLERGLRELAQDITSKSMRKLVEEIAADLEAGMGIEEAFQKRQGAFPPLYGRILKAGVETGRLTEMLTSLNRHLELASHTRRIIFEAVSYPAVVFVLAAIIITLVFTYIVPQFQGVLEEMIGGRINPVTQGVLDLARNVVPFWTGVAVFVAVVVGLFVALSASPAGRRIKEGFLLHVPVIGRLWHNSVLSRMAEAMALLVGAGCDMPECLRLGAVAAGSERLLLDSERLAAQIEKGANFMEAGHDAGMLPRLFLYSVQLGAQRNELPDNLHSLADMYADQARAGQSRLQVVLLPMMLVVVGGFLGVTILAMFLPMIQVVTSLSAAG from the coding sequence ATGGCGACGTTCAAATACAATGCATTGACTGCCGGCGGCAGGCTGATGACCGGGACGATCGAGGCGCCCTCTTCGCAGGAGGCCGACGCCGCCCTTCGTGAGATGGGCCTGACCGTCAACTCGATCGAGAAGGGCCGGACCGAGCAGCCCAAGACGGCCATTGGCCGCAACGAGTTTCTGCTGTTCAACCAGCAGTTGGCCTCGATCACCAAGGCGGGCATCCCGTTGGAACGAGGACTGCGCGAGTTGGCTCAGGACATCACCTCCAAGTCGATGCGCAAGCTGGTCGAGGAGATCGCCGCCGACCTGGAGGCGGGAATGGGCATCGAGGAGGCGTTTCAGAAGAGGCAGGGGGCCTTTCCCCCGCTCTACGGCCGGATCCTGAAGGCCGGCGTCGAGACGGGCCGACTGACCGAGATGCTCACCAGCCTGAATCGGCACCTCGAACTGGCCTCGCACACCCGCCGAATCATCTTCGAAGCCGTCAGCTATCCGGCCGTCGTCTTTGTCCTCGCGGCGATCATCATTACACTGGTGTTCACGTACATCGTTCCGCAGTTCCAAGGCGTTCTCGAGGAGATGATCGGAGGAAGGATCAACCCGGTGACCCAGGGCGTTCTCGATCTGGCGAGAAACGTGGTGCCGTTCTGGACGGGTGTGGCCGTGTTCGTCGCCGTCGTCGTCGGCTTGTTCGTCGCCTTGTCTGCCTCTCCCGCGGGCAGACGAATCAAGGAGGGATTCTTGCTGCACGTGCCGGTGATCGGTCGGCTCTGGCACAACAGTGTGCTCAGCCGCATGGCCGAAGCGATGGCGCTTCTCGTCGGGGCTGGCTGCGACATGCCCGAGTGCCTGCGTCTGGGCGCCGTCGCGGCCGGAAGCGAGCGGCTCCTGCTCGACAGCGAGCGGCTGGCCGCGCAGATCGAGAAAGGCGCCAACTTCATGGAGGCCGGTCACGACGCCGGGATGCTGCCCCGGCTGTTTCTCTATTCGGTCCAGCTCGGCGCCCAGCGCAACGAACTGCCCGACAACCTGCACAGCCTGGCCGACATGTACGCTGACCAGGCCCGCGCCGGCCAATCGCGGCTGCAGGTTGTCCTGCTACCGATGATGCTCGTCGTGGTGGGCGGCTTTCTCGGTGTCACGATTCTCGCCATGTTCCTGCCCATGATCCAGGTCGTTACCAGTCTGTCAGCGGCCGGCTGA
- a CDS encoding GspE/PulE family protein gives MAPKTHDRRQHNGLDVVALVDDLLAQAIQAEASDVHFEPTADSLVVKFRLDGVLNPVEGLPATLTDNVVARLKVLGGLLTYRNDIPQEGRLEISGAAAEKVSDVRLAIFPTIHGQRAVVRLFYRRQDLLALEQLGFSPQIERALKAVAAQSQGVLLLTGPAGSGKSTTLAAILRHIIRTLPGKSIVSLEDPVEIRIDGVTQVPITPHGQMTFPTALRSLLRQDPQVLMIGEIRDAETARIAIEAGLTGHMLMSTMHSGTPAGALLRLLEMGIEPYQVTSSIAAVVNQRLVRRLCERCKRQAAGEYEPVGCDACLGTGFKGRLLIAEMVQLDSDLRKAILAKADLEELDTLLQTKGHATILEDGRRLVETGVTTQAELNRACGLSDGAAP, from the coding sequence ATGGCCCCAAAGACGCACGATCGTCGGCAGCACAACGGACTGGACGTGGTCGCCCTGGTGGACGACCTGCTCGCCCAGGCGATCCAGGCCGAGGCCAGCGACGTCCATTTCGAGCCGACGGCCGACTCGCTCGTCGTGAAATTCCGCCTGGATGGCGTTCTCAACCCGGTCGAAGGCCTCCCGGCGACGCTGACCGACAACGTGGTCGCCCGGCTCAAGGTGCTCGGGGGACTTCTGACCTACCGCAACGACATCCCCCAGGAAGGGCGTCTGGAGATTTCCGGCGCAGCGGCCGAGAAGGTCTCCGATGTTCGTCTGGCGATCTTTCCGACCATCCATGGTCAGCGGGCGGTCGTTCGCCTGTTCTACCGGCGGCAGGACCTTCTGGCGCTGGAGCAACTCGGTTTTTCGCCGCAGATCGAAAGGGCACTGAAGGCCGTCGCGGCGCAGAGCCAGGGTGTGCTGCTGCTGACCGGTCCGGCCGGGAGCGGAAAGAGCACGACGCTGGCCGCGATCCTCCGCCATATCATTCGTACCCTGCCGGGCAAGAGCATCGTCTCGCTGGAAGACCCGGTCGAGATTCGCATCGATGGGGTCACGCAGGTGCCGATCACGCCGCACGGGCAGATGACCTTCCCTACGGCGCTGCGGTCGCTGCTCCGCCAGGACCCGCAGGTGCTCATGATCGGCGAGATTCGCGACGCCGAGACGGCCCGAATCGCCATCGAGGCCGGCCTGACCGGACACATGCTGATGAGTACGATGCACAGCGGCACGCCCGCCGGGGCGCTGCTGCGACTGCTCGAAATGGGCATCGAGCCCTACCAGGTTACGTCGAGCATCGCAGCGGTCGTCAACCAGAGATTGGTCCGCAGGCTCTGCGAGCGGTGCAAGAGGCAGGCGGCGGGCGAGTACGAGCCGGTAGGCTGTGATGCGTGTCTGGGGACGGGCTTCAAAGGCCGCCTCCTGATTGCCGAGATGGTCCAACTGGACAGCGACCTGCGCAAGGCCATTCTGGCCAAGGCCGACCTCGAAGAGCTGGACACCCTGCTGCAAACCAAGGGCCATGCAACGATCCTGGAGGACGGTCGGCGATTGGTCGAAACGGGCGTCACGACACAGGCGGAACTGAATCGGGCATGCGGTCTCAGCGATGGAGCCGCCCCGTAG
- a CDS encoding Hsp70 family protein, whose translation MANIVGIDLGTTFSELAILNAIGKPEIVPNADGERLTPSAIFFDEENPELIRVGIEALNSRHLNPARSVRWIKRHMGDTEHKVNIDGTDWTPVELSALILKKLKQDAEATHGEIRDAVISVPAHFDEVRRKATMDAGTAVGLNVIAIVNEPVAAALCYATTREVAGKVLVYDLGGGTFDVTLMDVNGLQMDIICSQGDHALGGIDFDNKILEILQKLYRDKFGAELIGSEEDRAKYEDEAEDIKKTLSRRPVAKKILYGAAGSMRAEVTREMFEEAIAPLVARTDMMVEVALDEAGIKPSDVNTVLLVGGSTRVPLVRTHLEETFGFPPESAVNVDECVALGAALHAGLTAVRQNPDAVDAGIRTGLQDICLTDVCNHSYGTICAPIDKETGRRVIQNRIILKKNTPLPCEATQTFYTVSQGQEKVEVTVTQGEDSDPAYVNTIATQRFELPPNRPAERPINVTYSYDLNQRMHCKFEDVDSGRVLEVDFSLDQGEEVSQSEVDESAKELQSFKVQ comes from the coding sequence ATGGCTAACATCGTCGGCATTGATCTGGGAACGACGTTTTCGGAACTGGCGATCCTCAACGCGATCGGCAAACCGGAGATCGTTCCGAACGCGGACGGAGAGCGACTGACCCCATCGGCCATCTTCTTTGATGAAGAGAACCCCGAACTCATCCGCGTGGGGATCGAGGCCCTCAATTCGAGGCACCTGAACCCGGCACGTTCCGTTCGGTGGATCAAGCGTCACATGGGCGACACCGAGCACAAGGTGAACATCGACGGAACCGACTGGACCCCCGTGGAGCTGTCGGCGCTGATCCTCAAGAAGCTCAAGCAGGATGCGGAGGCCACCCACGGCGAGATTCGCGACGCGGTGATCTCCGTCCCGGCTCACTTCGACGAGGTCCGACGCAAGGCGACGATGGACGCGGGCACCGCCGTCGGTCTCAACGTGATCGCCATCGTCAACGAGCCGGTGGCGGCCGCCCTGTGCTACGCCACGACGCGCGAGGTGGCCGGCAAGGTGCTCGTCTACGACCTCGGTGGTGGCACGTTCGACGTCACGTTGATGGACGTCAACGGCCTTCAGATGGACATCATCTGCTCTCAGGGCGACCACGCCCTCGGCGGCATCGACTTCGACAACAAGATCCTCGAGATCCTCCAGAAGCTCTACCGCGACAAGTTCGGCGCCGAGCTGATCGGGTCGGAAGAGGACCGGGCCAAGTACGAAGACGAGGCCGAGGACATCAAGAAGACCCTGTCGCGTCGTCCCGTGGCCAAGAAGATTCTCTACGGCGCCGCCGGAAGCATGCGGGCCGAGGTCACACGGGAGATGTTCGAAGAGGCAATCGCCCCGCTGGTGGCCCGCACCGACATGATGGTGGAGGTCGCGCTGGACGAGGCCGGCATCAAGCCGTCCGACGTCAACACTGTGTTGCTGGTCGGCGGTAGCACGCGGGTGCCTCTGGTGCGAACGCACCTGGAAGAGACCTTCGGCTTTCCGCCCGAGAGCGCGGTGAACGTCGACGAGTGCGTCGCGCTGGGCGCGGCGCTTCACGCCGGCCTGACCGCCGTGCGTCAGAACCCCGACGCCGTCGACGCCGGCATTCGCACCGGCCTGCAGGACATCTGCCTGACGGACGTCTGCAACCACAGTTACGGAACGATCTGCGCGCCGATCGACAAGGAGACCGGCCGCCGGGTGATTCAGAATCGGATCATCCTCAAAAAGAACACGCCGCTGCCGTGCGAGGCCACGCAGACCTTCTATACGGTTTCACAGGGTCAGGAGAAGGTCGAGGTGACAGTTACCCAGGGCGAGGATTCCGATCCGGCGTACGTCAACACGATCGCCACCCAACGGTTTGAACTGCCGCCGAACCGGCCGGCCGAGCGGCCCATCAACGTCACGTACAGCTACGATCTCAACCAGCGAATGCACTGCAAATTCGAGGACGTCGACTCCGGCCGCGTCCTCGAAGTGGATTTCTCGCTGGATCAGGGCGAAGAGGTCTCGCAGAGTGAGGTAGACGAAAGCGCCAAGGAGTTGCAGTCGTTCAAGGTGCAGTAG
- the grpE gene encoding nucleotide exchange factor GrpE, translated as MLKKCAILGLALLLIGGLSQAWLRKQADAEREETSATATGDTLQSADYLQKYGQWYRLTAEQQNRLVLELDEDRKNKTPEELMAEQRARLRADLPRLAAGEMNPGDIADYLYGRNWEDDVLQYRQRREQEQIAQTTSVVCLSIGGALFGICLTIWVLWSVVRAFKALAKRRTDRSGSIDSDPTELTDILHEDDIDENDDPEESLEDSDAALDEPGPALSPTWCEPNPSDRDQGERFLVPRRHRDLPPGRPTLAIEPRPQEDAAVAVLMSDEPSGEQEWSPLMEWTTPTDEEDPAETTPQKQRFTPRPRVAVLGATEIVSAPPPAAAAVTESPLTEQAEDLQRQIAEFKQMAQSVQQASREQSEPLGNTLKELAQQVSAIREYAACQQNRVEKLQDGYDWSIIRTFCLRVIRCIDNLENRIDKLGEDDEGALQLEEVRDELLFALESSGVEQYRPDVGSDYRGQEKFAEAVKEKESAPQPSQVGAIAKVVRPGYRYITDEDSYKVVRTAQVKLFG; from the coding sequence ATGCTCAAGAAGTGTGCGATACTCGGACTGGCCCTGTTGCTGATCGGAGGCCTCTCGCAGGCATGGCTGCGGAAGCAGGCCGACGCCGAACGAGAGGAGACCTCCGCCACGGCCACCGGAGACACTCTGCAATCGGCGGACTATCTGCAGAAGTACGGCCAATGGTACCGCCTGACGGCCGAACAGCAGAACCGGCTGGTCCTGGAACTCGATGAGGACCGCAAGAACAAGACGCCGGAGGAACTGATGGCCGAGCAGAGGGCGCGCCTTCGCGCCGACCTGCCCAGGCTGGCCGCCGGCGAAATGAACCCGGGCGACATCGCCGACTACCTGTACGGGCGGAACTGGGAGGACGACGTCCTGCAATACCGCCAGCGTCGGGAGCAGGAGCAGATCGCCCAGACGACCTCGGTGGTGTGCCTGTCGATCGGCGGGGCCCTCTTCGGCATCTGTCTGACGATCTGGGTACTGTGGTCTGTCGTCCGCGCGTTCAAGGCCCTCGCCAAACGTCGCACCGATCGCAGCGGCAGCATCGACTCCGATCCGACGGAGTTAACGGACATTCTGCACGAAGACGACATCGATGAAAATGACGACCCGGAAGAGTCGCTCGAAGACTCCGATGCCGCGCTCGATGAACCAGGGCCTGCCTTGTCTCCGACATGGTGCGAACCCAATCCGAGCGACCGGGATCAAGGCGAGCGGTTTCTGGTGCCCAGACGGCATCGGGACCTGCCTCCCGGACGTCCGACGCTGGCCATCGAGCCCCGACCGCAGGAGGACGCCGCCGTCGCCGTGCTCATGTCGGACGAGCCGTCGGGAGAACAGGAATGGTCGCCTCTGATGGAATGGACGACGCCCACGGACGAGGAAGACCCGGCGGAGACAACACCGCAGAAACAACGGTTCACGCCGAGGCCGCGCGTGGCCGTTCTCGGTGCGACCGAGATCGTCTCGGCCCCCCCGCCGGCAGCGGCAGCGGTGACCGAGAGCCCCTTGACCGAACAGGCCGAGGACCTTCAGAGGCAGATTGCCGAGTTCAAACAGATGGCTCAGAGCGTGCAGCAGGCGTCACGCGAGCAGTCCGAGCCGCTGGGCAACACGCTCAAGGAACTGGCCCAGCAGGTCTCGGCCATCCGGGAGTACGCCGCCTGCCAGCAGAACCGCGTGGAGAAACTCCAGGACGGCTACGACTGGAGCATCATCCGCACGTTTTGCCTGCGGGTGATCCGCTGTATCGACAATCTCGAAAATCGAATCGACAAGCTCGGCGAAGACGACGAGGGCGCTCTTCAGCTTGAGGAGGTCCGGGACGAATTGCTGTTCGCCCTGGAATCCAGCGGCGTCGAGCAGTACCGTCCCGACGTCGGCAGCGACTACCGCGGACAGGAAAAGTTCGCCGAGGCCGTCAAAGAGAAAGAATCAGCACCGCAACCAAGCCAGGTCGGCGCGATCGCGAAAGTGGTCCGGCCGGGCTATCGATACATCACGGACGAGGACAGTTACAAGGTCGTCAGGACGGCACAGGTGAAGTTATTCGGCTGA
- a CDS encoding DUF5989 family protein, whose protein sequence is MTEKDSTRFERLAQEKRSSLVAEFWHFLKHNKKWWLLPIVGVLLLLGLVVLLAGTSAAPFIYTIF, encoded by the coding sequence ATGACCGAAAAAGACTCGACCCGATTTGAGCGGCTCGCCCAAGAGAAGCGTTCCTCCCTCGTTGCGGAGTTCTGGCACTTCCTCAAGCACAACAAGAAATGGTGGCTGCTGCCCATCGTGGGGGTGCTCTTGCTGCTGGGGCTGGTGGTCCTGCTGGCCGGCACGAGCGCGGCGCCGTTCATCTATACGATCTTCTGA